The stretch of DNA CCCGACCCCCTCTACCGGAGGCTCCGCCGGGCCCTGGCGGAGGCCCACGGGGTGGCCCCGGAGCAGGTGGCGGTGGGCACGGGGACGAGCGAGCTCATCCACCGCCTGGCCCGCTGGAGCTACCTTAGGGGCCCCATCCTCCTCCTGCCCCCCACCTTCAGCGAGTACGCCCGGGCGGCGAGGGCCCTGGAGCTTCCCCTGTGGGAGGCGGGAAGCCCCGAGGAGTTCCTGGACCTCCTCCCCAAAAGCTCCCTGGCCTTCCTCTGCGTGCCCAACAATCCCACGGGAGAGGTCTACCCCTTCCTGGAGGAGGCGGCGGGGCGGGCCGGGGGCGCCTTGGTCCTGGACCTGGCCTACTACCCCCTCCTGGAAGCCCCGCCTCCCCTCCCTCGGAAGGCCTTCTGGCTCGTGGGCCCTAACAAGGCCCATGGCCTCACGGGGGTGCGGGCGGGGTACCTGGTGGCCCCCCTGGATCTCACCCGTTTCCAGCACCTCGCCCCTTCCTGGCCCGTTTCCGTCTACGGGGAGGCCCTCCTCCTGGGCCACCTGGACCCGGAGGCCCAGGCCTGGCTGGAGAGGGTCAAGGGGGAGCTCTTCCGCCTCCGCCGCCGCCTGGCGGAGGGGCTAAGAGGGTTGGGCCTCGAGGTGCGGGAAAGCCCCGCCAACTTCCTCCTCGTCCGGGTGGGCCGGGCCACGGAGGTGGCCCTGGCCCTGAGGGAAAGGGGCATCCGGGTGCGGGACGGCACGAGCTTCGGCCTTCCCGAGTGGCTTAGGCTCTCGGCCCAAAGGGAGGAGGCCATCGCGGCCCTCCTGAAGGCCCTGGAGGAGGTCCTCGCCGGGGCGCCGGTGGACCAGGGCGCCCCAGGCCCCTAGGGGGGAGGTGCGGGTTGCGGGCCAAGGCCCTTGCGGTCTGGGGCACGGGGAGCGGGGTGGGAAAAAGCCTCTTCGTGGCGGGGCTTCTTCGCCACTTCCGGAGGCTTGGCCTCAAGGCCGCCCCCTTCAAGGCCCAGAACATGGCCAACCACGCCCGGGTGGTGGC from Thermus brockianus encodes:
- a CDS encoding pyridoxal phosphate-dependent aminotransferase, with the protein product MLDDVLRPIHGGPDGGPEPLYDFSTNANALGPNPVILAYLRRADPSRYPDPLYRRLRRALAEAHGVAPEQVAVGTGTSELIHRLARWSYLRGPILLLPPTFSEYARAARALELPLWEAGSPEEFLDLLPKSSLAFLCVPNNPTGEVYPFLEEAAGRAGGALVLDLAYYPLLEAPPPLPRKAFWLVGPNKAHGLTGVRAGYLVAPLDLTRFQHLAPSWPVSVYGEALLLGHLDPEAQAWLERVKGELFRLRRRLAEGLRGLGLEVRESPANFLLVRVGRATEVALALRERGIRVRDGTSFGLPEWLRLSAQREEAIAALLKALEEVLAGAPVDQGAPGP